In Microbulbifer salipaludis, a genomic segment contains:
- a CDS encoding HAD family hydrolase, producing the protein MKAVLFDLDGTLFDTAPDFVVVLNQLRQQEKLTPLADATIREVVSNGARAMVRLGFGVDEGEAGFDELRQRLLDLYLMHLAKHTVPFPGIETLLNQLAEHSIAWGVVTNKPSAYTIPLLQAFAHLPTPGAVICPDDVTHRKPDPEPILLACSRIGCAPGEAVYVGDHERDIMAGRAAGMPTIACSYGYIDSDDDPANWNADHLIHDASEIWPLLQQQYLKNT; encoded by the coding sequence ATGAAAGCTGTACTCTTCGACCTCGACGGCACTCTGTTCGACACCGCCCCGGACTTCGTGGTGGTGCTCAATCAGCTGCGCCAGCAAGAAAAACTGACCCCCCTGGCCGATGCCACCATTCGCGAGGTGGTCTCCAATGGCGCTCGCGCCATGGTCCGCCTCGGCTTTGGCGTCGACGAAGGCGAGGCCGGGTTCGACGAATTGCGTCAGCGCCTGCTCGATCTGTACCTGATGCACCTGGCCAAACACACCGTGCCCTTCCCCGGGATCGAGACGCTTTTGAATCAACTGGCGGAGCACAGCATTGCCTGGGGTGTGGTCACCAACAAGCCATCGGCCTACACCATTCCACTGTTGCAGGCGTTTGCGCACCTGCCGACACCCGGCGCCGTCATCTGCCCCGATGATGTCACCCATCGCAAACCCGACCCCGAGCCCATTTTGCTCGCCTGCAGCCGCATCGGTTGCGCCCCCGGCGAAGCCGTATACGTGGGTGATCATGAGCGCGATATCATGGCCGGGCGCGCGGCCGGCATGCCCACCATCGCCTGTAGCTATGGCTACATCGACAGTGATGACGACCCGGCCAACTGGAATGCCGACCACCTCATTCATGACGCCAGCGAAATCTGGCCGCTGCTGCAGCAGCAATACCTGAAAAATACGTAG
- the ubiG gene encoding bifunctional 2-polyprenyl-6-hydroxyphenol methylase/3-demethylubiquinol 3-O-methyltransferase UbiG produces MTNVDPAEIAKFEQLASRWWDQQGEFKPLHEINPLRANYIDQRAPVAGKTLLDVGCGGGILAEAMAQRGAHVTGIDLGEAPLNVAKLHALESGVQIDYLRVPVEELAEKQPASFDIITCLEMLEHVPDPASVIRACAKLVKPGGHVFFSTINRTPKGWLFAVVGAEYVLRLLPKGTHEYGKFIRPSELGGWVRQADLRTRDITGMTYNPLTKQYKLNPRDVDVNYLMHTTRPAE; encoded by the coding sequence ATGACCAACGTAGATCCGGCGGAAATCGCCAAATTTGAACAACTGGCCAGCCGCTGGTGGGACCAGCAGGGTGAATTCAAACCCCTGCACGAGATCAACCCCCTACGCGCCAACTATATTGACCAGCGCGCCCCCGTAGCCGGCAAAACCCTGCTGGACGTGGGCTGCGGCGGCGGTATTCTGGCGGAAGCCATGGCGCAACGCGGTGCCCACGTGACCGGCATCGACCTGGGTGAAGCGCCGTTGAATGTCGCCAAGCTGCATGCGCTGGAAAGCGGCGTGCAGATCGACTACCTGCGCGTTCCGGTCGAGGAGCTGGCGGAAAAACAACCCGCCAGCTTCGACATCATCACCTGCCTGGAGATGCTCGAACACGTACCCGACCCGGCCTCTGTCATCCGCGCCTGCGCCAAACTGGTCAAACCCGGTGGCCACGTGTTCTTCTCCACCATCAACCGCACGCCCAAAGGCTGGCTGTTTGCCGTGGTTGGGGCCGAATACGTGCTGCGCCTGCTGCCCAAGGGCACCCACGAATACGGAAAATTCATTCGCCCGTCGGAGCTTGGCGGCTGGGTGCGCCAGGCCGACCTGCGCACCCGCGACATCACCGGTATGACCTACAATCCCCTCACCAAGCAGTACAAACTCAACCCGAGGGACGTCGACGTCAATTACCTGATGCACACCACTCGACCTGCAGAATAA